One part of the Dermacentor andersoni chromosome 2, qqDerAnde1_hic_scaffold, whole genome shotgun sequence genome encodes these proteins:
- the LOC140215885 gene encoding uncharacterized protein — translation MLYSHVHTQTPVEVARIRPYIFALPSDYRGRGERFNMAEIEVMEPTRKRTRLQVQAAHGPLVSLSAILDLAKETQRCVSVEGEAVFNAGHIICCGIRATTSAAVEVESLCLQTSAVRGPPHTIKVQVCNETGAVKVKYEKTHNKSVSKLGLVVVLDVPWLGYSPDRISEQRGTNILLEVKCPVLGKHSSLQDLVYAKKLAFIVCDGENYALRRAHKYYSQVQLGMLLLNINLCNFIIYSKSRALSSCAERHREYSGTCRQTAVYGSGVLRVFSILIASAEMRPLKELLQAA, via the exons ATGTTATattcacacgtacacacgcaaacACCCGTAGAAGTGGCGCGCATACGCCCCTATATATTCGCACTTCCCAGCGACTATAGGGGGCGCGGAGAACGTTTCAATATGGCGGAGATAGAGGTTATGGAGCCGACACGAAAGCGTACGCGTCTCCAGGTGCAGGCGGCTCACGGGCCTCTAGTATCTCTAAGCGCGATCCTTGACCTTGCTAAGGAAACGCAGAGATGTGTTAGTGTAGAAGGAGAGGCTGTGTTTAACGCGGGCCATATAATATGCTGTGGAATACGAGCGACGACAAGCGCGGCTGTCGAGGTCGAGTCACTATGCCTGCAGACAAGCGCCGTGAGAGGCCCCCCGCATACTATAAAAGTTCAAGTCTGCAATGAAACCGGCGCCGTAAAGGTCA AGTACGAGAAGACTCATAACAAAAGCGTCAGCAAGCTGGGACTCGTCGTCGTTCTAGATGTTCCTTGGCTTGGCTACAGCCCGGATAGAATAAGTGAGCAGAGGGGAACGAACATCTTGCTGGAAGTGAAGTGTCCTGTTCTAGGCAAGCACTCTAGCTTACAAGACCTTGTATATGCTAAGAAGCTGGCATTTATTGTGTGTGATGGAGAAAATTATGCACTGAGACGTGCTCACAAGTATTATTCCCAGGTTCAGCTGGGCATGCTCCTCCTTAACATCAATCTGTGTAATTTTATAATATATTCGAAGTCGAGAGCCTTGTCTTCATGTGCCGAGAGACACCGAGAATATTCAGGCACTTGTAGACAGACTGCG